The Microcoleus sp. FACHB-831 genome segment TGTAACATTGACGATAGATCGGTATACCCTCGTTAGGTGAACCCTCTGTTTGGTTATGTCTAAAAGAAAAAAGCACAATCTCGAATGGCTCAAGGAAACCCTAGAGCTAAAAGAAGACCACAACTGGAAATCAAAGCCAGAATCTAGGATATTCGTAGCAGGACGAGGAGCGTTGCGCTTCGATGTTCCCCATAATTGGTATTTTGAACCGGATAAGAAGTCGTTCCGGTTTCTAGACAGAAAGCCACCGAAGGATGATTGTCGCTTAGAAGCTTCATATAATTTGCTGCCTCCTGGTAACTGGGCAGATTTTCCCTTAGTTCCCCTATTAAAAAAAGTAATTCGAGATGATGAGCGCAATCCCATCGAACAAGGGGAAATTATTCGGCTAAAGCGCCAAACTGCCCGCGTTGTTTGGACTCAAATCAAATTTATTGATCCGCAAGAAAACCGCGAAGCTTTTTCTCGAATTTGTATTGGGTTAGGTTCTGGCGTTCAGTGTCTTATTACTTTTGAATATTGGGCAGACGATGCAGAACGCATGATTCCTGTATGGGATACGGTTATGGATTCGTTAGTTCTCGGTTTGTATATCCGCGATCCTCGAACAGGACTTGCATTTCCCGACTAAACGTTATGTGATGACAATAAAAGCTGGCGATCGCATTCTTTGATGAAGGGAGAGCGATCGCTTCCAGCGCTGCGCTACGCGCAATCGCACTCGTGCCTGCTTGCAGCCAAAATTCAGCTAAAAAATTGAGAGATTGCTCTCTTGTAAGTTAACAATGAAAGCGGCACAAAAGTCATTTTTGCAGACGGGCGATCGCGCTGTGCATAGCGGCAATTTCACGGACAATTCTATCCAGTTCTGTGGAAACAGGAGTTCGTTCCCGAACTGCTTGCACTGTAGCAGTCAGCGTACTTGGATTGGTGGCAAACTCTGATATTCGAGTCGCGTGTAATTGTGCAATATGCTCGTGAATTGTTTCTAAATAAGTATCCAGCGCTGGTAGAGGCTGCGGTGGCTGTCCTTGTTGCAGAGCATCTGCTAAATTCTCTAAAACCTGGACAATAACATCAGCAAATTGTTTGAGATCGGCAACGAGGTACTCTCCGCTAAATTCCCGTCGATGTTCTGCAAGGGTTGTGACTGAGCTGAAAAAGCCGCGAATGTAAAGTATCAGCGTCGTGACGGGTTCAACTTCTCCTTGAACGTGACGGGGTTCGCCGAATAAACGTTGAGCCGCAGCCGCAGCATTAGCATTCTCCAAAGCTGCTTGATGGCGCAGGTTTCTGATTGAGTCAGAAGATGGATTTTGTCGTGAATTGAGATAGCTGGCGATGACTTGTTGAAAGTAGGCAAGATTGGCTCGAATCGTAGTTTCCAGTTGTGTCGGAAGCTGCTGTCGCTCCCAACTGGGGAACAACAGATAGCTACCAATTAGCGCCAATACTCCCCCAGCTAAAGTATCGGCAATCCGCAATACTCCAATGTGCAAACCACCTTTACCCGTCACGTTGAGGAGCAAGATGATGACAGGAGTAAGCAGGGTGATGAATATACCGTAACTCAGGGGTCGCAGCGACATAGCAGCAACCATGAGTAGCAGGATACAGATGGCGATCGCTACTGAATTGTGCAGCAGCAAGACTAGAGCAATGCCTAAGATTCCACCTAATGTGGTGCCGATGACTCGTTGCACGGTTGCCTGAGATGTTCCGCCAAAGTCCGGCTTGAGTGCAACTAGAGCGGTTAGAGTCACCCAATAGCCTTGAGGTATTTGCAATAGCTCAGCCAGTAATTCAGCGATGGTTACTATCAGCGCCAGTCGCAACGCATGACGAAACAGAACTGAGCGAAACGTGAGGTTATTTTTCAGCGTATCAATTATTGAGGAACGCTCTGGCTGCATCGGTAGGGAAATGTCTCGCTGAGCAATGCTGCGCCGTTCTCCCCGTTGCAAATCTCTAACAATTTCCGCATCGGTATGAAGCTGATCTGCGAGTAGTTTAAGGCTGGTTGTAATTTTGCTAATGTTGACAAATTCAGCATAGTCATCGTTCTGAGGGCTGTTCGTTTGATTAAGGACTTGAGAGCGCAATATTTGCCACTGGTGTTCCAGCGCTTCGATTGCCCGATCCAAATCTTCTAGGTGAACGGAGTTTTTGCTTTTGGCGATCGCTTTTGATAACATTTTTAAAGCAATTGCCAATTGTTCCATTACTTGGTTAATTTCTCTTTGCACCCGCTCGAATAGCGGACGATCGGATGCGATCGTTAACACTTCGACTAATGCCACAATCGAATTGCTAATTTGAGTGGCATCCTCAAGCAAGACGAGTAATTGATTTCCTCGCAGATTAGCGGCTGCTTGCCTCGTCCACACATCCGTCCAGACGCTACGAGCAGATACTAACTCCTGCGTGACATTATCTTGAGCTTGTAAAAATCGCGTTGCCCACTCCTGACGATCCTGTGGATTCGATCCGATCTCGCTTGCCGATTCAATAAATTTGCTCAACGTGCGATAACCAGCGGCGACTGCTTGCATGGCGGGTTCATAAGGGCGCAGTACCCACAATCCCAGAGACAACACTGTTGCCCATGCTCCGCCAGCTAGACACAGGGCGCATTGCTGAAGCACGGTAGATATGTTGGGAAAGGAAGCAAATTTAGCAATCGAGACGACAAACATCAGCGATGTGACCAAGCTGACTGTCGCCGGGATTCTGCCATATAGACCCGCTAAACCTGCAATGAATATTACAAAGAATGTCGTCGGGATTGCTAACCAGAGGGTGTGGCTAACCAAATTTGCGATTAGCAACGCCACAGTCACTCCAATCGTTGCCGAGATCGCGGCAGTCGCCTTCTGGCGGTAGGCTCCACCCACATCCACCATTCCAACGAACAAGGCAGCCATCACCGCGATCGCACTAGCAGCCGCACGATCTGTCAGGATGCCAACACCAATTGGCCCCCCCACTAATGCAAGAGTACGCAAGCCAGAGGAAATGGCAGGTTTACCGGGCTTGAGCTGAAACTGCTGTAACAGCCAGTTTAGCGGTCGTTGAGGTGCAGATGGCATGGTTAGGCTAGGGATTGGGTATAGAGACAGTGCAAAGC includes the following:
- a CDS encoding FUSC family protein, translated to MPSAPQRPLNWLLQQFQLKPGKPAISSGLRTLALVGGPIGVGILTDRAAASAIAVMAALFVGMVDVGGAYRQKATAAISATIGVTVALLIANLVSHTLWLAIPTTFFVIFIAGLAGLYGRIPATVSLVTSLMFVVSIAKFASFPNISTVLQQCALCLAGGAWATVLSLGLWVLRPYEPAMQAVAAGYRTLSKFIESASEIGSNPQDRQEWATRFLQAQDNVTQELVSARSVWTDVWTRQAAANLRGNQLLVLLEDATQISNSIVALVEVLTIASDRPLFERVQREINQVMEQLAIALKMLSKAIAKSKNSVHLEDLDRAIEALEHQWQILRSQVLNQTNSPQNDDYAEFVNISKITTSLKLLADQLHTDAEIVRDLQRGERRSIAQRDISLPMQPERSSIIDTLKNNLTFRSVLFRHALRLALIVTIAELLAELLQIPQGYWVTLTALVALKPDFGGTSQATVQRVIGTTLGGILGIALVLLLHNSVAIAICILLLMVAAMSLRPLSYGIFITLLTPVIILLLNVTGKGGLHIGVLRIADTLAGGVLALIGSYLLFPSWERQQLPTQLETTIRANLAYFQQVIASYLNSRQNPSSDSIRNLRHQAALENANAAAAAQRLFGEPRHVQGEVEPVTTLILYIRGFFSSVTTLAEHRREFSGEYLVADLKQFADVIVQVLENLADALQQGQPPQPLPALDTYLETIHEHIAQLHATRISEFATNPSTLTATVQAVRERTPVSTELDRIVREIAAMHSAIARLQK